From Magnolia sinica isolate HGM2019 chromosome 13, MsV1, whole genome shotgun sequence, one genomic window encodes:
- the LOC131222486 gene encoding transcription factor bHLH48-like, protein MDASQGSGAGSGNSSDYTPEIAETLPFGEWIQSLMKENLLQQSLESPEENESSFTALLGLPTNRALELLHLPKSGESPPIPSNEVWRDQERDAKALGFSFSCSPTFPSTAAPVERAARFSVFPGESPGTSSDPSNSSENSLKLKAEPTDYDSNPISSPISTEKQRSGKRREGEKNKVKAPAKKSRKAEDGSSGTRAENNGDEKLPYVHVRARRGQATDSHSLAERARREKINARMKLLQELVPGCSKISGTALVLDEIINHVQSLQRQVEFLSMRLAAVDPRIDFSGLESSFSSVTGSPVAGNFTRMVGSEPSLWPELQVNGARWPLQPLLLERDDNHAFMPPESSLIGYDSVNSSNSSAQQLKMEI, encoded by the exons ATGGATGCATCGCAAGGTTCCGGCGCTGGATCTGGTAATTCCAGCGATTACACGCCGGAAATCGCAGAAACCTTACCATTCGGAGAATGGATCCAGAGCTTAATGAAGGAAAACCTCCTCCAACAGAGCTTGGAGTCGCCAGAGGAAAACGAAAGCTCTTTCACCGCTCTTCTCGGCCTTCCGACGAACCGAGCTCTAGAACTCCTACACCTGCCGAAATCCGGCGAATCTCCGCCCATTCCCAGCAATGAGGTCTGGAGAGATCAAGAAAGGGATGCGAAAGCCCTAGGATTTTCCTTCAGCTGCTCTCCGACCTTCCCTTCGACCGCAGCACCTGTGGAGCGAGCAGCGAGGTTCTCCGTCTTCCCGGGGGAATCGCCCGGAACGAGCTCTGATCCGTCGAATTCCAGCGAGAATTCGCTTAAATTGAAAGCCGAACCGACCGATTAcgactcgaacccgatttcctcgcCGATTTCGACCGAGAAACAGCGATCCGGGAAGAGAAGAGAAGGGGAGAAAAACAAG GTTAAAGCGCCTGCAAAAAAGAGCAGAAAGGCCGAAGATGGAAGCTCAGGAACGCGCGCAGAAAATAACGGAGACGAGAAGCTTCCGTACGTTCACGTTCGGGCGCGTCGAGGGCAAGCTACTGACAGTCACAGCTTGGCGGAAAGA GCAAGGAGAGAGAAGATTAATGCTCGGATGAAGCTACTGCAGGAGCTGGTCCCCGGCTGCAGTAAG ATCTCTGGGACTGCATTAGTGCTGGACGAGATCATTAACCACGTGCAATCATTGCAACGTCAAGTGGAG TTCCTGTCAATGAGGCTTGCGGCGGTGGACCCAAGAATCGACTTCAGTGGTCTAGAGAGCAGCTTCTCTTCAGTT ACAGGCAGTCCAGTGGCCGGTAATTTCACAAGAATGGTTGGTTCAGAGCCATCATTATGGCCAGAACTCCAAGTTAATGGAGCGAGATGGCCCCTTCAACCATTGTTATTGGAAAGAGATGACAACCATGCGTTTATGCCCCCTGAGTCCTCGCTAATTGGTTACGACTCCGTAAATTCAAGTAA TTCCTCTGCACAGCAGTTGAAAATGGAGATATGA